The genomic window CATCGTTGCGCAACGACTCCAGATAATCCAGATAGCGCTGATCCACGTCGCGGGTCACGTAGATGCCGTTGAATACCGAAGATTCAAATTGCTCAACGTCAGGATTATCCTCCCGCACCGCCCGTTCCAGATCGGCCAAATCCTGGAATATCAGCGCATCTGCGCCGATGAGCTGCCGTATTTCATCCACCTCGCGGCCGTGGGCAATCAGTTCCGAGGCACTCGGCATATCTATGCCGTAAACGTTTGGAAAGCGGATTTCCGGCGCGGCGGAGGCCAGGTATACGTGACGGGCGCCCGCCTCGCGTGCCATCTCGACGATTTGCTCGGAGGTGGTACCACGCGCGATGGAGTCGTCTACCAGCAGCACATTCTTATCGCGGAACTCGGCGCGGTTGGCGTTAAGCTTACGGCGCACCGACTGCCGGCGAACCTGCTGACCGGGCATGATGAAGGTCCGGCCGACGTAACGGTTTTTTACAAATCCCTGACGATAGGGCTTGTTCAGTATCCGAGCTATTTCCAGCGCGATATCGCAGGAGGTTTCCGGAATCGGGATCACCACATCGATATCCAAATCTTCCCACTCGCGGGCGATTTTTTCGCCCAGCATTTGGCCCATGCGCACGCGGGCGCTGTAGACCGAGATTTTGTCGATGAACGAGTCCGGCCGGGCTAAATAGACATACTCGAACAGACAAGGATGATGCCTGGGGTTCTCAGCGCACTGCCGGGTGAACAGCTGCCCTTTTTCCGTGACGTATACCGCCTCGCCCGGCGCGATATCGCGCAGGAAATCAAAACCCAGCGTATCCAGCGCCACGCTTTCGGAGGCCACAATATATTCATTGCGCCCGTCCGCCAGCGTGCGCTTGCCGATGACCAGTGGGCGGATGCCGTTGGGATCGCGAAAGGCAAACAGACCATGACCGATAATCATGCCGACACACGCGTAGGCGCCGCGGATTTGCTGATGAGTCGCCGCCACCGCCGCGAAAATGTTGTCCGCCTCCAGCGGATAATCCGGGAAGCGATCCAGCTCGGCGGCAAAAACGTTCAGCAGGATTTCCGAATCGGAGGTGGTATTGATATGACGCCGCCCGTTTTCAAACAGCTTTTTACGCAGTTCGTGGGCGTTGGTCAGGTTACCGTTGTGCGCCAGAGTGATGCCGAACGGGGAATTAACATAAAACGGCTGCGCCTCGGAGGCGCTAGAGCTGCCGGCGGTCGGGTAGCGGACGTGGCCCACCCCCATATTGCCCTGCAGGCGCTGCATATGCCGGGCCTCGAAAACATCCTTAACCAGTCCATTGGCTTTACGCAGGCGAAAACAATTCAAGGCATCGATGGTGACGATGCCTGCCGCATCCTGCCCACGGTGCTGAAGCACCGTTAATGCATCATAAATAGACTGGTTTACCGGCATGAAACCGGCGATTCCGACAATACCGCACATGTTGTCATTTCCTCATCAGCGTTACCGGGACAACTACTGCCTCGGTAAGAAACTCGACGTGCTTTGCAGATAGTCAAAAAACCATCTGATGATACCGCTGAATTGCGGTATCAGTTGGGACTGCTGCCAGTCCTGACTGTGGGAGAAACCGGTGAAGGTGTCGAGAAAGAACAACGCCGCCGACACAATCAAAACACCGCGCAGTGCGCCGAAACAGACGCCTAATACCCGGTCGGTGCCGGACAAACCGGTCCGCTCGACTAGCGAACTAATGACGTAATTGACGATTGCCCCGACGATCAGGGTTGCCACGAACAGCAGGGCAATCGCAATACCGCTGCGAACCATCTGCTCTTCAAAGCGGGTAAAGTATATCGCAAGATAAATATAGTAATGGCTGGCGACAAAAAATGCACAGGCCCAGGTCACTAAAGATAATGCCTCACGCACAAACCCGCGAATTAGACTCACCAAAGCGGAAAAAACAATGATGCCGATAATGACGTAATCAACCCAGATCATGCATGCATCCCTTGATCATTCGCCCGGTCAGCTGGTTCGCGGCGAATTCTAACAGAAAAAGAAAACGTTTGCGTAGGGGATTTATTCCCCCGGTTTAAATAAATCACGGTGAGTGAAAAAGGCCCATCGCCACAACAAGATAGCGCAACCTGGTGCGCCGACCGCCTGCAAGGCACCGAGGTCCCTGCGGTCAAAACGCCGCACCTGCGTGAGCAGCCGGGCTCGGCTAGCCTGTCCTGTCCTGTCCTGTCCTGTCCTGTCCTGTCCTGTCCTGTCCAGGCAAAAGTCTACCGTACGCTGTAGGCCCGCAATTGGCCGTTAAGACCGCTCAACTGGTTAAGTTCGCCAAGCGCGCTTTGCAGTTTATCCCGGGAGGCGTCCGGACCAACAAAAATCCGGGTAATCTGCCCCTGCACCGGCGCCGACGGCGAAGTATAAACGCGATAGCCCGACAACCGCAGCTTGGCGACGATTTCCGACACCTTATCGGCGTTCTTCAACGCCCCAAGCTGCACCACCCACGCCTCCCCTTTTGGCGCCTGCTCGGCGGCAGGCGCTGTGTCGGGTTTCGGCGCCAGCGGTTTGGACGCTTCAACTTTCGGCGTCTGCGGTTTGGGCACCGGCTTGCTCTCAGGCCACACGGTCGGCTTGACCTCCGGTTTGGTAGCCGCGGGCGGACTGGCTTTCATATCCGGCGGCGCCAGCGTTTTCGGCTGACGGGTACCGCTGCCGGCCGCCCGGCTGGATTGTTCTACCGCTTCGCCCGCCCCTTCCGGCGGCTTGCTCGGCAATTGCTGGCTGGCCGGCGGCGTCGCGTCGAGCTCGTCACTGTCGCCGGGCTTCGGTACCAGCGGGATAGCGGCAAACTCGTCCTGATAGTGCTTCTTTTTACCGTCCAGCAGACCGGGCAAAATGATGACGCCGAGGGCGACCAGGATAATGGTCCCGACCAGGCGGTTTTGAAATTTACTTGCCACAATACGTCTCCCTTTCAGCCAGCGCCAGGACCGGTGCCACGGTATGGAAAGAGCCGAATACCAGCACGCAATCCTCGGGCGCGGCGTCCGCTATTGCCTGATGCCAGGCGCTTGGCACATCCTCAAACCGTTGCGCGTCGCTGTCAAGATGCGCCGCCAGTTGCGCGGCGTTGGCAGCACGCGGCCCGTCAAGCGATGCGCAATACCAAACATCTACCTGCCCGCGCAGGCAGGCAAGCGTGCCGGGAATATCTTTATCCGCCAGCATCCCGACCACCGCCCGGACTTTGCCGGTGCGGGGCAACGCCGCCAGACGACGGGCCAGATAGCCGGCGGCATGGGGATTGTGCGCTACGTCCAGAATGATCAGCGGCGCCCGGCCGATACATTGAAAACGTCCCGGGAGCGAAGCCTCGCGCAGCCCCTGACGCACCGCCGCTTCCGGTACCGCGAACGGCAGGCGGGCAACGGCGGCCAGCGCCGTGGCCGCGTTTTCCAGCGGAATGGCCGGCAGCGGCAGTGCGGTAAGCTCGTGCACATTGTCCCACCAGCGCCAGTGCTGGCCGTCGTCCTGCCACCACCAATCGCGATCGCGGGCGTATAGCGCTGCGCCGCAGTCGGCAGCGTCGAGCGTCGCCGGCCGGTTGGGCTCACCCACGACCGCCGGTTTGCCGCGACGGAAGATACCGGCCTTTTCCCGCGCGATACTAGCACGGTCCAGTCCCAGCCAATCGGTATGATCGAGGGCGATGGAGGTCGTTACGGCGACGTCGGCATCGACGATATTGGTCGCGTCCAACCGCCCCCCCAGCCCGACCTCAAGGATCACCACATCCAGCGCCGCTTGCCGAAAAAGCTGCAGCGCTGCCAGCGTACCGAACTCGAAATAGCTCAACGACGTCGCGCCACGGCCGGCTTCGATAACCGCCATCGCTTCACTATGGGCGGCTTCCGACAATT from Sodalis glossinidius str. 'morsitans' includes these protein-coding regions:
- the folC gene encoding bifunctional tetrahydrofolate synthase/dihydrofolate synthase yields the protein MENLPIPQATSPLAAWLYYLERLHAKPIDLGLERVCHVATGLNLLCPATWVITVGGTNGKGTTCRLLEAILLASGMRVGVYSSPHLLRYTERVRIQGGELSEAAHSEAMAVIEAGRGATSLSYFEFGTLAALQLFRQAALDVVILEVGLGGRLDATNIVDADVAVTTSIALDHTDWLGLDRASIAREKAGIFRRGKPAVVGEPNRPATLDAADCGAALYARDRDWWWQDDGQHWRWWDNVHELTALPLPAIPLENAATALAAVARLPFAVPEAAVRQGLREASLPGRFQCIGRAPLIILDVAHNPHAAGYLARRLAALPRTGKVRAVVGMLADKDIPGTLACLRGQVDVWYCASLDGPRAANAAQLAAHLDSDAQRFEDVPSAWHQAIADAAPEDCVLVFGSFHTVAPVLALAERETYCGK
- the dedD gene encoding cell division protein DedD encodes the protein MASKFQNRLVGTIILVALGVIILPGLLDGKKKHYQDEFAAIPLVPKPGDSDELDATPPASQQLPSKPPEGAGEAVEQSSRAAGSGTRQPKTLAPPDMKASPPAATKPEVKPTVWPESKPVPKPQTPKVEASKPLAPKPDTAPAAEQAPKGEAWVVQLGALKNADKVSEIVAKLRLSGYRVYTSPSAPVQGQITRIFVGPDASRDKLQSALGELNQLSGLNGQLRAYSVR
- the cvpA gene encoding colicin V production protein; its protein translation is MIWVDYVIIGIIVFSALVSLIRGFVREALSLVTWACAFFVASHYYIYLAIYFTRFEEQMVRSGIAIALLFVATLIVGAIVNYVISSLVERTGLSGTDRVLGVCFGALRGVLIVSAALFFLDTFTGFSHSQDWQQSQLIPQFSGIIRWFFDYLQSTSSFLPRQ
- the purF gene encoding amidophosphoribosyltransferase, which gives rise to MCGIVGIAGFMPVNQSIYDALTVLQHRGQDAAGIVTIDALNCFRLRKANGLVKDVFEARHMQRLQGNMGVGHVRYPTAGSSSASEAQPFYVNSPFGITLAHNGNLTNAHELRKKLFENGRRHINTTSDSEILLNVFAAELDRFPDYPLEADNIFAAVAATHQQIRGAYACVGMIIGHGLFAFRDPNGIRPLVIGKRTLADGRNEYIVASESVALDTLGFDFLRDIAPGEAVYVTEKGQLFTRQCAENPRHHPCLFEYVYLARPDSFIDKISVYSARVRMGQMLGEKIAREWEDLDIDVVIPIPETSCDIALEIARILNKPYRQGFVKNRYVGRTFIMPGQQVRRQSVRRKLNANRAEFRDKNVLLVDDSIARGTTSEQIVEMAREAGARHVYLASAAPEIRFPNVYGIDMPSASELIAHGREVDEIRQLIGADALIFQDLADLERAVREDNPDVEQFESSVFNGIYVTRDVDQRYLDYLESLRNDDSKVMRAQTEVENLEMYNEG